Proteins encoded by one window of Grus americana isolate bGruAme1 chromosome 7, bGruAme1.mat, whole genome shotgun sequence:
- the ZNF511 gene encoding zinc finger protein 511: protein MLPLPPGLRRRLREGPPPPPPPLPSQPPPQPPPQPPFAFAPRRLRLGSHHPLLEDGDVHRHLYLQGVLTSLAEVAERPKVSEFSCHISGCCQVFDTLEGYEHHYNTLHRNVCSFCKRSFPSGHLLDIHILEWHDSLFQIMAEKQNMYKCLVEGCAEKFKSSKDRKDHLVTIHLYPADFRFDRPKKVKSGPKHVSSPTKQGASVPMDVGAEMSEQFQADPMDVGPSENMEVPQPAAGLGPSVPEKQLYKSRIPSTICFGQGATRGFKGPRKKV from the exons ATGCTGCCCCTGCCGCCCGGGCTGCGCCGCCGCCTGCGGGaggggccgcccccgccgcccccgccgctcccctccCAGCCGCCCCCCCAGCCGCCCCCCCAGCCGCCCTTCGCCTtcgccccccgccgcctccgcctCGGCTCCCACCACCCGCTCCTCGAG GATGGGGACGTTCACAGGCACCTCTACCTCCAGGGCGTCCTCACCAGCCTGGCAGAGGTGGCGGAGAGACCCAA GGTGTCTGAATTCAGTTGCCACATTTCTGGGTGCTGCCAGGTCTTTGATACGCTGGAGGGCTACGAGCACCACTACAACACGCTGCACAGGAACGTCTGTTCCTTCTGCAAGCGCTCCTTTCCGTCAGGGCACCTCTTGGATATTCACATCTTGGAGTGGCACGACTCGCTCTTCCAGATAATGGCCGAGAAGCAAAACATG TACAAGTGTTTGGTAGAAGGCTGTGCGGAGAAGTTCAAGAGCAGCAAGGACAGAAAGGATCACTTGGTCACCATTCACCTTTATCCTGCTGACTTTCGGTTTGATAGACCGAAGAAAGTGAAAAG tggCCCCAAGCACGTGAGCTCTCCCACGAAGCAGGGTGCCAGCGTGCCGATGGATGTGGGTGCGGAGATGTCGGAGCAATTCCAGGCAGACCCCATGGACGTAGGGCCCAGCGAGAACATGGAGGTCCCTCAGCCTGCAGCCGGCCTCGGCCCCTCAGTGCCAGAGAAACAGCTCTATAAATCCAG